One genomic window of Polyangium aurulentum includes the following:
- a CDS encoding PilZ domain-containing protein, translating to MEMMLANERRAPRRSVLVECQVVRESDFALLGERGVDLSTCGMLLLCDIEAGVGEDVFVSLRVPGTDRWIDTRGHIARIVADKPGLGIAFDGFDPETARTLHEALRVFPPPVPARAPRVDYAATAAMVSLT from the coding sequence ATGGAAATGATGCTTGCCAACGAGCGACGTGCCCCGCGTCGCTCCGTGCTCGTCGAGTGCCAGGTCGTGCGGGAGAGCGATTTCGCCTTGCTCGGCGAGCGTGGGGTCGATCTCTCCACGTGCGGGATGCTCCTCCTCTGCGACATCGAGGCCGGGGTCGGCGAGGACGTGTTCGTTTCGTTGCGCGTGCCGGGCACCGATCGTTGGATCGATACCCGCGGCCATATCGCGCGCATCGTGGCCGACAAACCCGGGCTCGGGATCGCCTTCGATGGCTTCGACCCCGAGACCGCGCGCACCCTGCACGAGGCGCTGCGCGTTTTCCCGCCCCCCGTCCCCGCCCGCGCCCCGCGCGTCGACTATGCGGCCACGGCGGCGATGGTCTCGCTCACCTGA
- a CDS encoding CHASE3 domain-containing protein — protein MERGRSWTVGKQLTLASSVPLVILLLIGGYAFEATQRLLEATSAVAHTREVLTNLSHVLSSFQDIETGERGFIITGRDEYLEPYEAGKLAIERDYREGRRLTSENAQQQERFDELRRLLDVELATLDDAIAIRRRDGAEAAARAVAEGGSKRTMDAVRSVVSAMTREEENLLATRTAAVDATVRSFARTLVGACLLAFVMVSGVAATIVRALNIRIGSAAERIRDAARDLETAANQQAKGAEEQVAASVQVSTTVRELASTARQIAESAHQVTDVAASTNDATREGDQTVALTREAVESSRKQVETIVAHMLGLGRKSQEIGGIVDIINELSEQTNILAINATVEAIGAGEAGRRFRVVADEIRKLADRVTTSTRSIRKLVEEVRGAASITVVATENGAQAVEATTQRFGEVGTSFERIREFVANTAMAAREIEMSTRQQTTAMEQVAQAVASVSTTARDVEMSAGHALRTASELSDLSEQLLRLIRDRDRDRGPRRALGG, from the coding sequence ATGGAACGAGGGCGCTCGTGGACGGTGGGGAAACAGCTCACGTTGGCCAGCTCGGTGCCGCTCGTCATCCTCTTGTTGATCGGCGGGTACGCGTTCGAGGCCACGCAGCGGCTGCTCGAGGCGACGTCGGCCGTCGCCCATACGCGCGAGGTGCTCACGAACCTCTCGCACGTGCTGTCGAGCTTTCAGGACATCGAGACCGGCGAGCGCGGATTCATCATCACCGGGCGCGACGAGTACCTCGAGCCCTACGAGGCCGGCAAGCTCGCGATCGAGCGTGACTACCGCGAGGGCCGGCGGCTCACCTCGGAGAACGCACAGCAGCAGGAGCGCTTCGACGAGCTGCGCCGGCTGCTCGACGTGGAGCTCGCGACGCTCGACGACGCCATCGCGATCCGCAGGCGCGACGGGGCAGAAGCCGCGGCGCGCGCCGTCGCCGAGGGCGGCTCCAAGCGCACGATGGACGCGGTGCGCTCGGTCGTCTCCGCCATGACGCGCGAGGAGGAGAACCTCCTCGCGACCAGGACCGCGGCCGTCGACGCCACCGTGCGCTCCTTCGCGCGCACGCTCGTGGGCGCGTGCCTGCTCGCCTTCGTGATGGTGAGCGGCGTCGCGGCCACCATCGTCCGTGCCTTGAACATCCGGATCGGCAGCGCCGCCGAGCGCATCCGCGACGCCGCGCGCGATCTCGAGACCGCCGCGAACCAGCAGGCCAAGGGGGCCGAGGAGCAGGTCGCGGCGAGCGTGCAGGTCTCCACCACCGTCCGCGAGCTCGCCTCCACCGCGCGACAGATCGCCGAGAGCGCCCACCAGGTCACCGACGTCGCCGCCAGCACGAACGACGCCACACGCGAGGGCGATCAGACCGTGGCGCTCACCCGCGAGGCCGTCGAGTCGAGCCGCAAGCAGGTCGAGACCATCGTCGCGCACATGCTCGGCCTCGGCCGCAAGTCGCAGGAGATCGGCGGGATCGTCGACATCATCAACGAGCTGTCCGAGCAGACCAATATCCTCGCCATCAACGCCACCGTCGAGGCCATCGGCGCGGGCGAGGCGGGCCGGCGCTTCCGCGTCGTCGCCGACGAGATCCGCAAGCTCGCCGATCGCGTGACCACCTCGACGCGCAGCATCCGAAAGCTCGTCGAGGAGGTGCGCGGCGCGGCGAGCATCACGGTCGTGGCCACGGAGAACGGCGCCCAGGCCGTGGAGGCGACCACGCAGCGGTTCGGCGAGGTGGGCACGAGCTTCGAGCGGATCCGGGAGTTCGTCGCGAACACGGCCATGGCCGCGCGCGAGATCGAGATGAGCACGCGCCAGCAGACGACCGCGATGGAGCAGGTGGCTCAGGCGGTGGCGTCGGTCTCCACCACCGCGCGCGACGTGGAGATGAGCGCGGGGCATGCGCTGCGCACGGCGTCCGAGCTGTCGGACCTCTCCGAGCAGCTCCTGCGGCTCATCCGCGACCGCGACCGCGACCGCGGGCCGCGCCGCGCGCTCGGCGGCTGA
- a CDS encoding DnaJ domain-containing protein has product MILPSRLSATTLGDLLGRLHRQRTTGILELAELWAPPGGAPPTHRVHLFCGLVSGVETALPAPPLGELLRREGFLPDAALRVLLRRLGNGDPRRSGEILVAERMADADLVEAALRVQLRIKLDALFGLEDAAVTFRTARPSKVAARRVLPLEPRDFLHGRPRSRDLCPDSGVRDRPSPERPSAAPPPRRKEPPRAASSGPAAGRTRVVDDAKRRAFEKLGLPLGAGEVEVRRAFRRLAVELHPDRHVTAPAEVRDRKAARFAEVSAAYHVLVA; this is encoded by the coding sequence ATGATCCTGCCCAGCCGGCTCTCCGCCACGACGCTCGGGGATCTGCTCGGGCGCCTGCATCGCCAGCGCACGACGGGCATCCTCGAGCTCGCCGAGCTGTGGGCGCCGCCGGGCGGCGCGCCCCCGACGCACCGGGTCCACCTGTTCTGCGGCCTCGTCTCGGGCGTGGAGACCGCGCTGCCGGCGCCTCCGCTCGGCGAGCTGCTCCGGCGCGAGGGGTTCCTCCCCGACGCCGCGCTGCGCGTCCTTTTGCGGCGGCTCGGCAATGGCGATCCGCGGCGCAGCGGCGAGATCCTGGTGGCCGAGCGCATGGCGGACGCGGACCTCGTCGAGGCGGCCTTGCGCGTGCAGCTTCGCATCAAGCTCGACGCGCTCTTCGGGCTCGAGGACGCGGCCGTCACCTTCCGCACGGCCCGGCCCTCCAAGGTGGCCGCGCGGCGCGTCTTGCCCCTCGAGCCTCGCGATTTCTTGCACGGCCGCCCGCGCTCGCGCGACCTCTGCCCCGATTCGGGGGTTCGTGACAGGCCCTCGCCCGAGCGCCCGAGCGCCGCGCCGCCCCCGCGTCGCAAAGAGCCCCCGCGCGCGGCGTCGAGCGGGCCGGCGGCGGGGCGCACGCGGGTGGTCGACGACGCGAAGCGCCGGGCTTTCGAGAAGCTCGGGCTGCCCCTCGGCGCGGGCGAGGTCGAGGTGAGGCGCGCGTTTCGCAGGCTCGCAGTCGAGCTGCACCCCGACCGCCACGTGACTGCGCCGGCCGAGGTGCGCGATCGCAAGGCGGCGCGCTTCGCCGAGGTGAGCGCCGCCTATCACGTCCTCGTCGCCTGA
- a CDS encoding S8 family peptidase, which yields MTDGAGSAREGPVRVALVDSGVDTSHPWLSSARIRSIRVERRGDGYAMLPADPADLSGHGTACAGIVHRLAPFAELTSVCVLGPEGRCSRDGLLAALRFCVHERFDVVNLSLGIDVPKNAPLRPTDYKSIVELYEIADLAYTAGVVLVASGPNASSFRTYPGRFKSLIGVGRAASADPEFLRTEITVDWEILAPGNDVLAPALGGGERRWTGTSFAAPHVTAHVARLRQRRPLLTIQEIKAALHALAEEQQRRDAASTRNPAPAAAAGERGGAPS from the coding sequence ATGACGGACGGAGCGGGCAGCGCGCGTGAAGGCCCGGTGCGGGTGGCGCTCGTCGATTCGGGCGTCGACACGTCGCACCCGTGGCTGTCGAGCGCTCGGATCCGCTCGATTCGCGTCGAGCGGCGCGGCGACGGTTACGCGATGCTGCCGGCCGATCCAGCCGATCTTTCGGGGCACGGGACGGCGTGCGCGGGCATCGTGCACAGGCTGGCGCCGTTCGCGGAGCTGACGAGCGTGTGCGTGCTCGGCCCCGAGGGGCGCTGCTCGCGCGACGGGCTGCTCGCGGCGCTGAGGTTCTGCGTGCACGAGCGCTTCGACGTCGTGAACCTGAGCCTCGGCATCGACGTGCCCAAGAACGCGCCGCTCAGGCCCACCGACTACAAGTCGATCGTCGAGCTTTACGAGATCGCCGACCTTGCGTACACCGCCGGGGTGGTGCTCGTCGCCTCGGGGCCCAACGCTTCGTCGTTCCGCACCTACCCGGGGCGCTTCAAGTCGCTCATCGGCGTGGGCCGCGCGGCGTCGGCGGATCCGGAGTTCTTGAGGACCGAGATCACGGTCGACTGGGAGATCCTCGCGCCGGGCAACGACGTGCTCGCGCCGGCGCTCGGCGGCGGGGAGCGGCGCTGGACGGGGACGTCGTTCGCGGCGCCGCACGTGACGGCGCACGTGGCCCGCCTGCGCCAGAGGCGGCCGCTGTTGACCATCCAGGAGATCAAGGCCGCGCTTCATGCGCTCGCCGAGGAGCAGCAGCGGCGCGACGCCGCGAGCACGAGAAATCCGGCCCCGGCAGCCGCCGCGGGCGAGCGCGGAGGCGCGCCGTCATGA
- a CDS encoding Kelch repeat-containing protein, which translates to MPSPSRPLLVALFPFFLLACTEESGGPPVTPPTGGPPAEIVWAALPKDGAPSPRYQHTAIWTGSKMIIWGGDVGGSPPVTATGAAYDPKTRAWSPISEVGAPSPRHSHVAVWTGTKMLVWGGYGATEPAIDGGIYDPATDTWEPMSTTGQPAPRFAFTGVWADGRLVVWGGLDASNQKLGNGGIYNPATNTWTNTNAAGALPARFLHGATSTGAEMIVWGGNDSLDWRNDGARFSPTAASTGVWLGTTSSSGAPQGRERATLEWTGKELLVWGGWTGGPYLSTGGLLDIESGTWTSTSEDAAPSARADHASVWAKDRLVVWGGCTTDNCLQVLDDGGQLVPDSKGGTWYPVEAQAELAGSRNATAIFTGESVIVWGGRTSPSARTADGAEAPL; encoded by the coding sequence ATGCCTTCGCCCTCCCGCCCCCTGCTCGTCGCGCTCTTCCCCTTTTTCCTCCTCGCTTGCACCGAGGAGAGCGGCGGTCCCCCTGTGACGCCGCCGACGGGAGGGCCGCCAGCGGAGATCGTATGGGCCGCGCTGCCCAAAGACGGCGCGCCCTCGCCGCGCTACCAGCACACCGCGATCTGGACCGGCTCGAAGATGATCATCTGGGGCGGCGACGTCGGCGGCTCCCCGCCCGTCACCGCGACCGGCGCCGCCTACGATCCGAAGACGCGCGCCTGGTCACCAATCTCCGAAGTGGGCGCCCCGTCGCCGAGGCACTCGCACGTCGCGGTGTGGACAGGCACCAAGATGCTCGTCTGGGGCGGGTATGGCGCGACCGAGCCCGCGATCGACGGCGGGATTTACGATCCGGCCACCGACACCTGGGAGCCCATGAGCACCACCGGCCAGCCCGCGCCGCGCTTCGCGTTCACCGGCGTATGGGCCGACGGGCGGCTCGTCGTCTGGGGCGGGCTCGACGCGTCGAATCAGAAACTCGGTAATGGCGGGATCTACAATCCCGCGACCAATACCTGGACGAACACCAACGCCGCAGGCGCCCTGCCGGCGCGCTTTCTCCACGGGGCCACCTCGACGGGCGCCGAGATGATCGTGTGGGGCGGCAATGACAGCCTCGATTGGCGCAACGACGGCGCGCGGTTCAGCCCGACGGCGGCCTCCACCGGCGTGTGGCTCGGGACGACGTCCAGCTCCGGCGCGCCCCAGGGGCGCGAGCGCGCCACCCTTGAATGGACGGGCAAGGAGCTCCTCGTCTGGGGCGGCTGGACCGGCGGTCCCTATCTGTCGACCGGCGGATTGCTCGACATCGAAAGCGGCACCTGGACGAGCACGAGCGAGGACGCCGCTCCCTCGGCGCGCGCCGACCACGCGAGCGTCTGGGCGAAAGACCGCCTCGTCGTGTGGGGCGGGTGCACGACCGACAATTGCCTCCAGGTGCTCGACGACGGCGGCCAGCTCGTCCCCGATTCCAAGGGCGGCACCTGGTATCCCGTCGAGGCGCAGGCAGAGCTCGCGGGCAGCCGCAATGCGACGGCCATCTTCACGGGCGAATCGGTGATCGTCTGGGGCGGGCGCACGAGCCCGAGCGCGCGCACCGCTGACGGGGCCGAAGCGCCGCTCTGA
- a CDS encoding tetratricopeptide repeat protein, whose product MNRPLDPLNDISPIARLLKGASAEEARAEMRRLSALDLDPLRGAARMFAHGALTQREGALDAARSSLSEAASAFERLGEVRAGKLARCEAILAAVRRGPRAIYQESIGLLDTIARQADGDTLVEVVAMHYRGTAERLLGDAAATQRSLLWALERSEKFLDERAKILNSLGTLYVVMGAHGGAQALLEHAAELHHQHGDIVGEAIAFGQLGSAALALGDLDRARKHLQRQEWLCSRVNDVFGQARALTFLADVAIGRGRPDDALALASRARELAQGAMPPLRLWSAYATRAIGRAKMDLGDASAGADLTAAATLFGEVGNPLGSALTEWDRVRLAAKSGGGGAAAPLRGGGWFAPAWQLAALGLAGRVAEVLRDERAYAASREQARASEEAVAAAAQGVSHLAVAQEVELLYAAPEELSRLADRKTAAQRNLARLSSLVLATPGLYVAAVASVGAGAGRPTLPPERSAAAAVAELPGVVVWVWRLGTAAVEVGRDLAALKVVLGADARAMLARVPRARVTAAPLAGEVGPTLEAPDFARIVATAVALPPGTLQIGTDIEWDGEAEARAVMAGFATKRGQAVS is encoded by the coding sequence ATGAACCGTCCCCTCGATCCGTTGAACGACATCTCGCCCATCGCGCGGCTCTTGAAGGGCGCTTCCGCCGAGGAGGCGCGCGCCGAGATGCGAAGGCTGTCGGCGCTCGATCTCGACCCGCTGCGGGGAGCTGCGCGGATGTTCGCCCACGGCGCGCTCACCCAGCGCGAGGGCGCGCTCGACGCGGCCCGCTCGAGCCTGTCCGAGGCGGCGAGCGCCTTCGAGCGCCTCGGCGAGGTGCGCGCGGGCAAGCTCGCCCGCTGCGAGGCGATCCTCGCCGCCGTGCGACGCGGTCCGCGTGCGATCTATCAGGAGTCCATCGGGCTTCTCGACACGATCGCGCGGCAGGCCGATGGCGACACGCTCGTCGAGGTGGTGGCCATGCACTACCGCGGCACGGCCGAGAGGCTGCTCGGCGACGCGGCGGCGACGCAGCGCAGCCTGCTCTGGGCGCTCGAACGATCGGAGAAGTTCCTCGACGAACGGGCGAAGATCCTGAACTCGCTCGGGACGCTCTACGTGGTGATGGGCGCGCACGGCGGGGCGCAGGCGCTGCTCGAGCACGCGGCGGAGCTGCACCACCAGCACGGCGACATCGTGGGCGAGGCGATCGCGTTCGGGCAGCTCGGCTCGGCGGCGCTCGCGCTCGGCGACCTCGACCGCGCGCGCAAACACCTGCAACGCCAGGAGTGGCTGTGCTCGCGCGTGAACGACGTCTTCGGGCAGGCGCGCGCCTTGACCTTCCTCGCCGATGTGGCGATCGGGCGCGGCAGGCCTGACGACGCGCTCGCCCTGGCGAGCCGCGCGCGAGAGCTCGCCCAGGGCGCGATGCCGCCGCTCAGGCTGTGGAGCGCCTACGCGACGCGCGCGATCGGGCGGGCGAAGATGGATCTCGGCGACGCGAGCGCGGGGGCTGATCTCACGGCGGCGGCGACGCTGTTCGGCGAGGTGGGCAATCCGCTCGGCTCGGCGCTGACGGAGTGGGATCGGGTGCGGCTCGCGGCGAAGAGCGGCGGGGGCGGCGCGGCGGCGCCCTTGCGCGGCGGGGGCTGGTTCGCGCCTGCGTGGCAGCTCGCGGCGCTCGGGCTCGCGGGGCGCGTGGCCGAGGTGCTGCGCGACGAGCGGGCGTACGCGGCGTCGAGGGAGCAGGCGCGCGCGTCGGAGGAGGCGGTCGCGGCGGCGGCGCAGGGCGTGTCGCACCTCGCGGTGGCGCAGGAGGTCGAGCTTCTCTACGCGGCGCCGGAGGAGCTGTCGCGCCTGGCGGATCGGAAGACGGCGGCGCAGCGCAACCTCGCGCGGCTGTCCTCGCTCGTGCTCGCGACGCCTGGGCTCTACGTGGCGGCGGTGGCGAGCGTGGGCGCAGGCGCGGGCAGGCCGACCTTGCCGCCCGAGCGCTCGGCGGCAGCAGCCGTGGCAGAGCTGCCCGGCGTCGTGGTGTGGGTTTGGCGTCTTGGTACCGCGGCGGTCGAGGTGGGGCGCGATCTGGCTGCGCTCAAGGTGGTGCTCGGCGCCGACGCGCGGGCGATGCTTGCGCGCGTGCCGCGGGCGCGCGTGACGGCGGCGCCGCTCGCAGGCGAGGTGGGCCCGACGCTCGAGGCGCCCGACTTTGCGCGCATCGTGGCCACGGCCGTCGCATTGCCGCCCGGAACGCTGCAAATCGGGACGGATATCGAGTGGGACGGCGAGGCGGAGGCGCGCGCTGTGATGGCTGGGTTTGCGACGAAGCGAGGGCAGGCGGTTAGTTGA
- a CDS encoding Uma2 family endonuclease, protein MEGAPESGERRKDDPGPISHEPPMESYLHVMTFFLLMASLRWWWRDRTDWFAAGNLSIYYPAISPRTGRKTRKKLAFRGPDFFLVLGARPKKQRNSWVVENEGKYPDLIVEILSKGTQKKDRGEKKAIYEKIFKTPEYILFDPDKLSLEGFRLVRGRYAAIKPDARGHLWSERLGLAVGVHDEALRLFTSDGSLVPLPEEAALGAMVQGEREAARAEQLGQEKERLTRDKARLAKENARLLAKLRALGVDPDAAD, encoded by the coding sequence GTGGAGGGCGCTCCCGAGTCCGGAGAACGCCGCAAGGACGACCCGGGGCCGATCAGCCACGAGCCGCCCATGGAGAGCTACCTCCACGTCATGACCTTCTTCCTGCTGATGGCCAGCCTGCGCTGGTGGTGGCGGGATCGGACGGACTGGTTCGCCGCAGGGAACCTCAGCATTTACTACCCGGCGATCTCCCCGCGGACGGGGCGCAAGACGCGCAAGAAGCTGGCCTTCCGCGGCCCTGATTTCTTCCTCGTCCTCGGCGCGAGGCCGAAGAAGCAGCGCAATAGCTGGGTGGTCGAGAACGAGGGCAAGTACCCCGACCTCATCGTCGAGATCCTCTCGAAGGGCACGCAGAAGAAGGATCGGGGCGAGAAGAAGGCGATCTACGAGAAGATCTTCAAGACGCCCGAGTACATCCTGTTCGACCCCGACAAGCTTTCGCTCGAGGGCTTCCGCCTGGTGCGAGGCCGTTATGCCGCGATCAAGCCCGACGCGCGCGGGCACTTGTGGAGCGAGCGGCTCGGGCTCGCGGTCGGCGTTCACGACGAAGCGCTGAGGCTCTTCACGTCCGATGGATCGCTGGTGCCGCTGCCGGAGGAGGCCGCTCTCGGCGCCATGGTCCAGGGCGAACGCGAGGCGGCACGCGCCGAGCAGCTCGGCCAGGAAAAGGAGCGCCTCACGCGCGACAAGGCGCGCCTCGCGAAGGAGAACGCGCGCCTTCTGGCCAAGCTGCGCGCGCTGGGCGTCGATCCGGACGCGGCGGACTGA